From Pseudovibrio sp. Tun.PSC04-5.I4, a single genomic window includes:
- a CDS encoding DUF1499 domain-containing protein has product MTLRLPLRHSRTAQRSRRIGAIAIPFLILSVAGHYFELFDTEVLLVLLLLGFFMGATAIVLAVIAVVDLWKDGGKGFFNSLLGTFYGSIVLLPLFVATVGLYLFPPLNDISTDLSEPPALVAGERIGGTIESNMQIMQKASYPDIVPRRFRLPPPELHNAASSVASSMGWEVIYELPAGFPDEPTYLLMEARMPYFSLRDDVAIRIQPDRVGTLLDIRSASRFGSHDFGTNARRIRTFLSNLDKVLLQSYGITASVEETGLVLEEGGAPRFNNGSVALEVPFELPPSFARLFKERGGAPMPAQKPSF; this is encoded by the coding sequence ATGACTCTGCGATTGCCTTTACGACATTCACGTACTGCGCAGCGCAGTCGGCGCATAGGTGCTATTGCAATCCCGTTTCTTATTCTCTCTGTGGCAGGTCACTACTTCGAGTTATTTGATACGGAAGTGCTACTGGTTTTGCTCCTTCTCGGTTTTTTTATGGGTGCCACTGCAATTGTTTTGGCAGTCATAGCTGTGGTGGATCTGTGGAAGGATGGCGGCAAAGGCTTCTTCAACAGCTTGCTTGGCACCTTCTACGGCTCAATCGTTTTACTCCCGTTGTTTGTCGCAACAGTAGGGCTCTATCTGTTCCCACCCTTGAATGACATCTCTACAGACTTGAGTGAGCCGCCAGCCCTTGTTGCAGGTGAGCGTATTGGGGGTACGATTGAATCCAATATGCAGATTATGCAAAAAGCCAGCTATCCTGACATCGTCCCACGCCGCTTTCGTCTGCCACCACCGGAACTGCACAACGCGGCTTCAAGCGTTGCCTCCAGTATGGGGTGGGAGGTTATCTATGAGCTTCCGGCAGGTTTTCCAGATGAGCCAACGTATCTGCTCATGGAAGCACGGATGCCATACTTCTCCCTAAGAGATGATGTTGCGATCCGTATTCAGCCGGACAGAGTAGGGACGCTTTTAGATATTCGCTCAGCCTCTCGCTTTGGCAGCCATGATTTCGGGACCAATGCGCGCCGGATCAGAACGTTCCTTTCAAATCTAGATAAGGTTCTGCTGCAAAGCTACGGCATTACTGCAAGTGTTGAAGAGACAGGGCTTGTTCTGGAAGAGGGGGGAGCGCCACGGTTCAACAATGGGTCCGTAGCATTAGAAGTGCCGTTTGAATTACCACCGTCTTTCGCTCGTTTGTTTAAAGAAAGAGGTGGTGCGCCTATGCCAGCGCAAAAGCCGTCGTTCTAA
- a CDS encoding MalY/PatB family protein, with the protein MTSIFDQKIDRRNTHSLKWDEMESRYGISCDDGLPMWVADMDFRPPQAVNDMVARAAELGINGYYGNDAPYKDAIISWMDRRHQFAVNPDWISTTPGVVAGYSMAIQAFSEEGDGVLVFSPVYHAFGRAVRDNNRRLVESQLIERDGAYYMDFDSLADQVDERTKILLLCSPHNPGGRVWTSEELTQICEFCLERNILIISDEIHHDLILDGSKHVVTATLSEAIAERTITFTSASKTFNLAGFATAACIISNKELRDQYRAVATACGVHSTPLGSQATTEAYNHGDEWLTELCGYIAANQELLIEGLEAAIPGAKVMRMASTYLQWVDFAGVDLPFDEIVSRIQKQAKIAVNIGRTFGKGGETFLRFNLACPKSTVQDAVTRLEDVFADLRVQTTA; encoded by the coding sequence ATGACTAGTATTTTTGACCAGAAGATTGATCGCAGAAACACTCATTCTCTGAAATGGGATGAAATGGAAAGCCGTTATGGCATCAGCTGTGATGACGGCTTGCCAATGTGGGTTGCTGATATGGACTTTCGTCCGCCACAAGCCGTGAATGACATGGTTGCGCGTGCGGCAGAACTCGGCATTAACGGTTATTACGGAAACGATGCACCTTATAAAGATGCCATTATCTCCTGGATGGACCGTCGCCATCAGTTTGCTGTCAACCCAGACTGGATTTCCACCACACCGGGCGTTGTGGCTGGTTACTCCATGGCCATTCAGGCTTTTTCTGAGGAAGGTGATGGCGTTCTGGTCTTCTCTCCGGTGTACCATGCGTTTGGCCGTGCTGTGCGTGACAACAATCGCCGTTTGGTCGAAAGCCAACTGATTGAGCGCGACGGTGCTTATTACATGGACTTTGACAGCCTGGCTGACCAGGTTGATGAGCGCACTAAGATCCTCCTGCTTTGTAGCCCGCACAATCCGGGCGGTCGTGTCTGGACTTCTGAGGAGCTCACGCAGATCTGTGAGTTCTGTCTTGAGCGCAACATTCTCATCATCTCTGACGAGATCCACCACGATCTCATTCTGGATGGCTCCAAGCACGTTGTGACAGCAACCCTTTCTGAAGCAATTGCGGAGCGGACGATTACGTTTACATCTGCCTCCAAGACCTTCAATCTTGCTGGATTCGCAACAGCAGCTTGCATCATCAGCAACAAAGAGCTGCGGGACCAGTACCGCGCAGTTGCAACGGCTTGCGGTGTGCATTCCACTCCTCTTGGCTCACAGGCAACCACTGAAGCCTATAACCATGGCGACGAATGGCTGACCGAGCTGTGCGGCTATATCGCTGCAAATCAGGAGCTGCTGATTGAAGGGCTGGAAGCGGCTATTCCGGGCGCGAAGGTTATGCGTATGGCAAGCACGTACCTGCAGTGGGTCGACTTTGCTGGTGTGGATTTGCCGTTTGACGAGATTGTATCGCGCATTCAGAAACAAGCGAAGATCGCCGTCAACATCGGTCGCACGTTTGGTAAAGGCGGCGAAACGTTCCTGAGATTCAATCTGGCCTGTCCAAAATCGACGGTTCAGGACGCAGTTACACGTTTGGAAGATGTATTCGCGGACTTACGTGTGCAGACAACTGCCTGA
- a CDS encoding MBL fold metallo-hydrolase has translation MSKMNFNRDFDARHGELVPITDELARVTCNNAGPLTFAGTNSFLVGRNEVIVVDPGPIDMDHLDALMRAIGTRPVKAILVSHTHVDHSPLAGPLKEKTGAPVMGCGPHRRAVSFADMAETPMDASSQKDFIPDEELQDGAKISVDGVVIEVVATPGHTENHLSFALPEHGVMLPGDHVMAWSTTIVAPPDGSMNAYMASLDKLIARRETRYFPSHGGEVNNPPVFLKQLKQHRQMRSDAILARLKEGDDDVMCMVKAIYTDVDSKLHGAAALNVLAQLDDLIDRGVVMCDGKVTLAAKFKLT, from the coding sequence ATGAGTAAGATGAATTTTAATCGTGACTTTGATGCCCGACATGGCGAGCTTGTGCCAATAACCGATGAGCTTGCGCGGGTCACATGTAACAATGCAGGTCCCCTAACGTTTGCAGGTACTAACAGTTTTCTTGTGGGCCGCAATGAGGTGATTGTCGTTGATCCGGGCCCAATAGATATGGATCACCTTGATGCTCTGATGAGAGCTATCGGGACCCGACCTGTTAAAGCCATTCTGGTGAGCCATACCCACGTGGACCACTCCCCCTTGGCTGGCCCCTTGAAGGAAAAGACGGGCGCTCCGGTTATGGGTTGCGGTCCTCACAGACGAGCCGTTTCCTTCGCAGATATGGCAGAAACGCCTATGGATGCCAGCTCTCAAAAGGACTTCATACCTGATGAGGAGTTACAAGACGGGGCCAAAATCTCTGTTGATGGTGTGGTGATTGAGGTGGTTGCAACACCTGGACATACGGAGAATCACCTGTCATTTGCGCTTCCAGAGCATGGCGTGATGCTTCCCGGTGACCATGTTATGGCGTGGTCGACCACTATTGTGGCGCCCCCTGATGGTTCTATGAACGCCTATATGGCCTCACTGGATAAGCTGATTGCCCGACGCGAGACACGCTATTTCCCTTCGCATGGGGGTGAGGTCAACAACCCACCTGTCTTCCTGAAACAGCTTAAGCAGCACCGCCAGATGCGCTCCGACGCCATTCTTGCCCGCCTGAAAGAAGGCGATGACGATGTTATGTGCATGGTGAAAGCGATCTACACAGATGTGGATTCCAAGCTGCATGGGGCAGCTGCTTTAAACGTTCTTGCACAACTCGATGACTTAATTGACCGTGGGGTTGTCATGTGCGACGGCAAGGTTACACTCGCCGCAAAATTCAAACTGACCTAG
- a CDS encoding zinc ABC transporter substrate-binding protein, with protein sequence MRYLTAVFSALILMGSAALISVSSSAAKTPINAVATVGMVADAVRAIGGEHVKVDALMGTGIDPHSYRQTRSDVVKMGRSDVIFANGLYLEAQMEDLLLKLQERKPVFFIGEAIEPVKLEGSTAYSDRFDPHVWMSPTLWQGAVASVTQAFISMDPENEEDYQNNAVAYLAEIQELSEYGAKILKTVPKNRRVLVTAHDAFTYLGRDFDLEVVGIQGISTNSEAGLQRIEMLVKLLVDRKVTAVFVESSVSERNVRALVEGAAARGHTVEVGGELFSDAMGQSNTYEGTYIGMIDHNMTTVTRALGGEAPLQGMQGKLGAGH encoded by the coding sequence ATGCGTTATTTGACTGCAGTATTTTCTGCTCTGATCCTGATGGGAAGCGCCGCCCTTATAAGTGTGTCGAGCTCTGCTGCAAAAACTCCAATCAATGCTGTCGCAACAGTTGGCATGGTCGCGGATGCCGTGCGCGCTATTGGGGGGGAGCATGTGAAAGTTGATGCTCTCATGGGAACGGGCATAGACCCGCACTCCTACCGTCAGACCCGTTCAGATGTCGTCAAAATGGGCCGGTCCGATGTAATCTTCGCCAATGGCCTTTATCTGGAAGCGCAGATGGAAGATCTGCTGCTGAAGCTACAGGAACGCAAACCCGTTTTCTTCATTGGGGAAGCCATAGAGCCTGTTAAGCTGGAAGGCTCAACGGCCTATTCAGATCGGTTTGACCCCCATGTCTGGATGAGCCCAACCCTGTGGCAGGGCGCAGTTGCCTCTGTCACACAGGCCTTCATCTCTATGGATCCAGAAAACGAAGAGGATTACCAAAACAATGCGGTTGCCTATCTCGCGGAAATTCAGGAGCTGTCTGAATACGGCGCCAAAATTCTGAAGACCGTCCCAAAAAATCGCCGTGTTCTGGTAACCGCACATGATGCCTTCACGTATCTTGGTCGGGATTTTGATCTGGAAGTGGTTGGCATTCAGGGCATCTCCACAAACTCAGAGGCAGGCCTGCAACGGATCGAAATGCTGGTTAAACTTCTTGTTGATCGCAAAGTTACTGCCGTTTTTGTTGAATCTTCCGTATCAGAACGCAACGTGCGGGCTTTGGTGGAAGGCGCTGCTGCCAGAGGGCACACTGTGGAGGTTGGCGGAGAGCTGTTCTCGGACGCAATGGGCCAGTCCAATACCTATGAAGGCACGTATATAGGAATGATCGATCACAACATGACGACTGTCACTCGTGCGCTGGGTGGTGAAGCGCCACTTCAGGGCATGCAAGGCAAACTGGGAGCTGGACACTAA
- a CDS encoding metal ABC transporter ATP-binding protein: MHNVKTPGLQLHDANAPQKIKPEDQPFAVQGLTVAYHHKPVLWGVSYSAPKGCLTAIIGPNGAGKSTFLKAALGLIPKLSGDTTVFGTPIKKALKRIAYVPQRSAVDWDFPATAIDVVLMGLYGQIGWFRWPSRKHREKALECLKSVGMEDFAKRQIGQLSGGQQQRVFLARALAQDAEMYLMDEPFAGVDAATEKAIVMVLRKLVEDGKTVLVVHHDLETVRDYFSHILLLNGQHIADGPVETTFTSENLQKAYGGRLASTQLAGLSQASGA; the protein is encoded by the coding sequence ATGCATAACGTAAAAACGCCCGGCTTGCAGTTGCACGACGCCAACGCACCGCAGAAAATAAAGCCCGAGGACCAACCCTTTGCAGTTCAGGGTCTCACAGTTGCCTATCACCATAAACCAGTGCTTTGGGGCGTGTCTTACTCCGCACCAAAGGGATGCCTCACAGCAATTATCGGTCCAAACGGAGCAGGTAAGTCAACCTTCCTTAAGGCGGCCCTTGGCCTGATCCCTAAGCTGTCCGGCGATACCACTGTTTTTGGCACGCCAATCAAGAAAGCGCTGAAAAGGATCGCCTATGTGCCTCAGCGCTCCGCAGTGGATTGGGACTTCCCCGCCACCGCGATTGATGTGGTTTTGATGGGCCTATACGGACAAATCGGTTGGTTCCGTTGGCCATCTCGCAAACACCGCGAGAAGGCTCTGGAGTGCTTGAAGTCCGTTGGTATGGAGGATTTTGCCAAGCGTCAGATTGGCCAGCTATCCGGCGGCCAGCAGCAACGCGTTTTCCTTGCCCGCGCGTTGGCGCAGGATGCGGAAATGTACCTCATGGATGAGCCATTCGCAGGTGTCGATGCTGCCACCGAAAAAGCCATCGTCATGGTTCTCCGTAAACTCGTTGAGGATGGCAAAACCGTGCTGGTTGTGCATCATGATCTGGAAACAGTGCGGGATTATTTCTCCCACATTCTGTTGCTGAACGGTCAACACATCGCAGATGGTCCAGTTGAAACCACCTTTACCTCTGAAAACCTGCAGAAGGCTTATGGCGGACGACTGGCAAGCACACAGCTGGCTGGCTTGTCCCAAGCGTCAGGCGCATAG
- a CDS encoding metal ABC transporter permease: protein MEQFFAALTLSAGYNTALVCVGAALLGAASGAIGVFVLLRKRTLVSDAISHATLPGVALAFIIAQTYFDSGRSLPVLLFGAALSAGIGVLAVDWIKTHTRLTEDAAIGTVLSTFFAVGMVLLTVIQSMSIAGQAGLEGFLLGATSGMLKSEAMTIAVAAGLVGLAVVLRMKEFSLLCFDEGFAAATGYNVRWLDRTLLLLLLGIVVIGLKTVGLVLIIALAIIPPVAARFWTDRVPVLVAISAGIGASGSFIGAALSASAPNMPTGGLIVLVLFSFFVVSLLISPVRGILAAAIKHYRFQRIVHLRQGLLAIAHNEPVLEPLTRSILRRGGFMSGDGQSTIKGQSEARVIERDQKLWNLYREMHPEESHALADWSLKPIGKVLPADTVKALEDELSPHIVCTSQTPRGGQH, encoded by the coding sequence ATGGAACAGTTCTTTGCCGCCCTCACTTTGTCCGCAGGTTATAATACCGCCCTTGTGTGCGTTGGAGCCGCGCTCCTTGGCGCAGCCAGCGGTGCCATTGGCGTCTTCGTTCTCCTGAGAAAACGAACGCTGGTCTCAGACGCGATCAGCCATGCCACACTTCCCGGCGTTGCTCTGGCGTTCATTATCGCACAAACCTACTTCGACAGTGGTCGCTCCCTGCCGGTCCTCCTGTTTGGAGCGGCTTTATCAGCAGGCATCGGTGTTCTGGCCGTTGACTGGATCAAAACGCACACACGCCTGACGGAAGACGCCGCCATTGGCACCGTGCTCTCCACGTTTTTTGCCGTGGGTATGGTTCTGCTGACGGTCATTCAATCCATGTCCATCGCTGGGCAGGCTGGTCTGGAAGGGTTCCTCCTTGGCGCGACCTCCGGCATGTTGAAGTCCGAAGCAATGACCATCGCCGTTGCCGCTGGGCTGGTTGGCCTGGCCGTTGTGTTGCGCATGAAAGAGTTCTCACTACTCTGCTTTGACGAAGGCTTTGCCGCCGCCACCGGTTACAACGTCCGCTGGTTGGATCGCACGCTTCTTTTGCTCCTGCTCGGTATTGTCGTCATCGGTCTCAAAACCGTTGGTCTGGTGCTCATCATCGCCCTTGCGATTATCCCACCTGTTGCGGCTCGTTTCTGGACAGATCGTGTCCCGGTTCTGGTCGCTATCTCAGCTGGTATAGGCGCATCTGGAAGCTTTATCGGTGCAGCGCTTTCTGCAAGCGCGCCCAACATGCCAACCGGTGGTTTGATTGTGCTGGTGCTTTTCAGCTTCTTCGTGGTCTCTCTGCTGATCTCACCCGTTCGAGGCATTCTTGCAGCAGCGATCAAGCACTACCGCTTTCAGCGCATCGTGCATCTGCGTCAGGGCTTGCTTGCCATCGCCCATAATGAACCGGTTCTGGAACCTCTCACCCGCTCCATTCTGCGTCGTGGCGGTTTCATGAGCGGTGACGGACAGTCAACCATCAAAGGCCAGTCCGAAGCGCGCGTGATTGAACGGGACCAGAAACTTTGGAACCTCTACCGCGAAATGCATCCTGAGGAATCTCATGCTCTGGCAGATTGGTCTCTAAAGCCAATCGGCAAAGTGCTCCCGGCAGATACGGTCAAAGCCCTTGAAGACGAATTGAGCCCGCACATCGTTTGCACATCACAAACACCAAGGGGAGGACAACACTAA
- a CDS encoding metal ABC transporter permease, with the protein MDIFLQFDLPSILLGSLAALACGLLGNFLVLRKQALMGDAISHVVLPGIVLGFLVSHETGSWAMMIGAGAAAIFAVLLIELIRRIGNVEPGAAMGVVFTTMFAAGVVVLEQTGTAGVHLDVEHALYGNLESAIWLDAYTLSDLWNLEALATLPDSIKQLFVVNLLVIAFVVLFFKELKITSFDPLLSASLGFSPKWLGLSLIVMVAIAAVAAFSAVGSILVIAMFICPAATARMLTDNLKVQLFISGIASLSAGLFGYLLAAFGPSMLGYEISVSAAGMIAVVAGLQQVLAMLFAPHYGVVVRRRKQRAHINL; encoded by the coding sequence ATGGATATTTTCCTTCAGTTCGACCTTCCAAGTATCTTGCTCGGCTCTCTGGCAGCGCTGGCTTGCGGTCTGCTCGGCAACTTCCTTGTGTTGCGCAAACAAGCGCTGATGGGAGACGCGATCTCTCACGTTGTTCTGCCCGGCATTGTTCTTGGCTTTCTGGTCTCACACGAGACTGGCTCTTGGGCCATGATGATCGGGGCAGGGGCGGCGGCTATCTTCGCTGTGTTGCTCATTGAGTTGATCCGGCGCATTGGCAATGTAGAACCCGGCGCGGCCATGGGCGTGGTTTTTACCACCATGTTTGCAGCGGGTGTTGTGGTTCTGGAGCAAACTGGAACTGCAGGCGTTCATCTGGATGTGGAGCACGCCCTCTACGGCAATCTGGAAAGTGCAATCTGGCTGGATGCGTACACGCTCTCGGACCTTTGGAACTTAGAGGCTCTGGCCACCTTACCAGACAGCATCAAGCAATTGTTCGTGGTCAACTTATTGGTCATCGCGTTTGTTGTTCTGTTCTTCAAAGAGCTGAAGATCACCAGCTTTGATCCATTGCTTTCCGCAAGCCTTGGCTTCTCACCAAAATGGCTTGGCTTGTCCTTGATCGTCATGGTCGCGATTGCGGCAGTAGCAGCCTTCAGTGCAGTTGGCTCAATTCTGGTGATTGCCATGTTCATCTGCCCGGCAGCCACAGCACGTATGTTAACCGATAACCTGAAGGTGCAGCTATTCATCTCCGGCATTGCCTCTCTATCCGCTGGGCTATTTGGCTACTTGTTGGCCGCGTTCGGTCCATCGATGCTCGGTTATGAGATTTCAGTTTCTGCTGCTGGAATGATCGCGGTTGTTGCAGGTTTGCAGCAAGTGCTCGCTATGTTGTTTGCCCCTCATTACGGAGTTGTTGTTCGACGTCGTAAACAAAGAGCGCACATCAACCTCTGA
- a CDS encoding extracellular solute-binding protein — protein MTISRRSVLKGTAVASAVVAAPAILKASDALASSGQVNVFAWGDYIQENMIKKFEGETGIKINLSTYGSNDEAEQKLKAAGGKGFDVIFPSITNGPNYYADGLLAPLDENKLKLDALVPSMLRDSVDLGGTYRGKRMLLPFDWGTEAVLFDSSVFPLADDEVSFGSLWAPEAKGKATFRQNSALIGTGLYLDAIGKIKSNRMLDVYKTEDDARRVWDEVAQFIIDNKANVAAFWNNATEATNAFKQAGASIGQTWDTTGLLLNREDAKWKYRMPKEGGMTWMDSMGVPSGAENVEQAYALINAMLTPQMAGLLCANTGYNSSVAGAAEFAGDNYKKQFMATYNSDNLGNLWWWQAETPWFTPLRQEYVDKITNA, from the coding sequence ATGACTATCTCTCGTCGTTCAGTACTTAAAGGCACGGCTGTTGCGTCTGCAGTTGTTGCTGCTCCTGCAATCTTGAAAGCCTCCGATGCTCTTGCCTCTTCTGGTCAGGTGAATGTGTTCGCATGGGGCGATTACATTCAGGAAAACATGATTAAGAAATTTGAAGGTGAGACAGGTATTAAGATCAACCTGTCCACTTACGGATCCAACGATGAAGCTGAGCAGAAGCTGAAAGCAGCTGGTGGCAAAGGCTTTGATGTTATCTTCCCATCCATCACCAACGGCCCAAATTACTATGCGGATGGTCTGCTCGCTCCACTTGACGAGAATAAGCTGAAGCTTGACGCTCTCGTGCCATCCATGCTGCGCGACAGTGTAGACCTTGGCGGTACATACCGTGGCAAGCGTATGCTGCTGCCATTCGACTGGGGCACAGAAGCGGTACTGTTTGACAGCTCTGTTTTCCCGCTGGCTGATGATGAAGTTTCCTTCGGCTCCCTTTGGGCACCAGAAGCAAAGGGCAAAGCAACATTCCGTCAGAATTCTGCACTGATCGGCACCGGCCTTTACCTTGATGCCATCGGCAAAATTAAATCTAACCGTATGCTGGATGTCTACAAGACTGAGGATGATGCTCGCCGCGTATGGGATGAAGTTGCACAGTTTATCATTGACAACAAAGCAAACGTTGCTGCGTTCTGGAACAATGCAACAGAGGCCACAAACGCCTTCAAGCAGGCTGGCGCATCTATTGGTCAGACATGGGATACAACAGGCCTGTTGCTGAACCGTGAAGATGCTAAGTGGAAGTACCGCATGCCTAAAGAAGGTGGCATGACTTGGATGGATTCCATGGGTGTTCCAAGTGGGGCTGAAAATGTTGAGCAGGCATATGCCTTGATCAATGCAATGCTTACACCTCAAATGGCCGGGTTACTCTGTGCCAATACTGGTTACAACTCTTCTGTTGCCGGCGCCGCAGAATTTGCAGGTGATAATTACAAGAAACAGTTTATGGCCACCTACAACTCCGACAACCTTGGTAACCTTTGGTGGTGGCAGGCTGAAACTCCTTGGTTCACACCTCTGCGTCAGGAATATGTAGATAAAATCACCAACGCCTAA
- a CDS encoding ABC transporter ATP-binding protein has translation MRGNDVILDKLSMRFGDFTAVEPTDLKINAGEFFSILGPSGCGKTTILRMISGFLTPSQGRVVIGEADMSGIRPNARPTALIFQNLALFPLMSVRDNVAFGLEARGMAKKLRQEKAQELLSLVALEEQGDKLPTQLSGGQRQRVAIARALAVEPSVLLLDEPLSALDLKLRQHMRAELKELQRKTGVTFIYITHDQGEALTMSDRVAVMNKGVVEQVASSDEIYAHPATPFVASFVGEQNIIKGKVIGQQNGYAVMETPLGNLLGQNTHGVSAGEEAILFVRPERLSLQEKDGQQNGLSAILERRDLEGPFVNLHMRAGDQPLAIHLTNVNQSQQALGSNQKLWFAAQDAVVMRPGELASE, from the coding sequence ATGCGCGGCAACGATGTAATTCTCGATAAGCTTTCTATGAGATTTGGCGACTTTACCGCCGTAGAGCCCACCGACCTCAAAATTAATGCTGGTGAGTTTTTCTCTATTCTCGGCCCTTCAGGTTGCGGAAAAACAACCATTCTTCGTATGATTTCAGGCTTTCTCACTCCTTCCCAAGGTCGCGTTGTTATTGGCGAGGCTGATATGTCCGGTATCCGCCCTAACGCCCGCCCAACGGCCTTGATCTTCCAGAACCTTGCTTTGTTTCCGCTCATGAGCGTTCGAGACAATGTTGCGTTTGGGCTGGAAGCACGCGGCATGGCGAAAAAACTTCGTCAGGAAAAGGCTCAGGAGCTGCTGTCCCTCGTCGCATTGGAAGAACAAGGCGATAAACTGCCAACCCAACTTTCCGGCGGTCAGCGCCAGCGTGTCGCCATCGCCCGTGCCTTGGCCGTTGAGCCTTCCGTTCTGCTGCTGGATGAGCCGCTTTCTGCATTGGATTTGAAACTCCGCCAGCACATGCGCGCAGAGCTGAAAGAGCTGCAGCGCAAAACCGGTGTGACGTTCATCTACATCACCCACGATCAAGGCGAAGCGCTAACCATGTCAGACCGTGTTGCTGTCATGAACAAAGGCGTTGTGGAGCAAGTCGCCAGCTCCGATGAAATCTATGCCCACCCGGCAACGCCTTTTGTCGCCAGCTTTGTCGGCGAGCAAAACATCATCAAGGGCAAAGTGATTGGCCAGCAAAACGGGTATGCCGTGATGGAAACACCACTTGGCAATCTCCTTGGCCAAAACACCCATGGTGTGAGCGCAGGCGAAGAGGCAATCCTGTTTGTGCGTCCAGAGCGCCTGTCGCTGCAAGAAAAAGACGGCCAGCAGAATGGTCTCTCCGCAATATTGGAGCGCCGCGATCTGGAAGGGCCTTTTGTTAACCTGCATATGCGGGCAGGGGACCAGCCATTGGCAATCCATCTCACCAACGTTAATCAGTCCCAGCAGGCCCTCGGGTCAAACCAGAAGCTTTGGTTTGCAGCGCAAGATGCAGTGGTGATGCGTCCCGGAGAACTGGCAAGTGAATAG
- a CDS encoding ABC transporter permease: MNSLIKSYGKGLTALFIGITGLWIVTLIILPQISMIDRAFTYEDRGGAAATLSLKIDRAYSEVFQINTSLDVLQAERANLAAGEETSKTQESVSALNPFGTPAPTPAPSNETSLLNPFGAPPVAGTNGPTRTVVEIEAEEAPLLAKKSELQTRIDTLEVEEKSTTQTVGKDTSYSLRNFTQMSGTHFEIFLSTIVYALCVTLIAFALCYPVAYAVATTTSKNKVAILMLGLLIPYAINELLRIFAWVMILEKQGVLNAVLDMLGIIDIQMGEGFRFVASNGAVFTVMVYAYVLFMVFPIYNTIDTLDKNQIEAARDLGASTFRIHWRVVLPHAKPGIAVGAIMTFMLSAGSIAVPEIVGRGLHPDWFSQVIYRRFFEADSWNQGAAYSMTLLVACIVFVLITMAVFRVGIRDIAK; the protein is encoded by the coding sequence GTGAATAGTCTAATCAAAAGCTATGGTAAGGGGCTGACTGCACTCTTCATCGGCATAACAGGCCTTTGGATTGTGACGCTGATCATCCTTCCGCAAATTTCCATGATAGACCGCGCGTTCACCTATGAAGATAGAGGCGGAGCTGCTGCAACACTGTCACTGAAAATCGATCGCGCCTATTCAGAGGTGTTCCAGATCAACACCAGTTTGGATGTACTTCAGGCCGAAAGAGCCAACTTGGCGGCAGGCGAGGAGACGTCCAAAACGCAAGAGAGTGTATCCGCGCTCAATCCATTTGGCACACCAGCTCCAACCCCTGCTCCTTCCAATGAAACGTCATTGTTAAACCCGTTTGGTGCTCCGCCCGTTGCTGGCACAAATGGACCAACGCGGACGGTTGTGGAGATTGAGGCCGAGGAAGCTCCCCTACTGGCGAAGAAGAGCGAACTGCAAACTCGCATCGACACGCTGGAAGTCGAAGAAAAGTCCACCACGCAAACCGTGGGTAAGGACACGTCTTACTCCTTGCGAAACTTCACGCAAATGAGTGGAACTCATTTTGAGATCTTCCTGTCCACCATCGTCTATGCGCTATGTGTGACCCTGATTGCGTTTGCTCTGTGTTATCCAGTGGCTTATGCCGTTGCCACCACCACCAGTAAAAACAAAGTCGCTATTCTTATGCTTGGCCTGTTGATCCCTTACGCGATCAATGAGCTGTTGCGCATATTTGCATGGGTCATGATCCTTGAGAAGCAGGGCGTCCTGAACGCTGTGCTCGACATGCTGGGCATCATTGACATTCAAATGGGAGAGGGCTTCCGATTTGTAGCGTCTAATGGGGCCGTATTCACGGTCATGGTCTACGCTTATGTGCTGTTTATGGTCTTCCCGATCTACAACACCATTGATACGCTGGATAAAAACCAGATTGAAGCGGCGCGAGATCTTGGTGCCTCCACCTTCCGCATCCATTGGCGGGTGGTTCTACCGCACGCAAAACCGGGCATTGCAGTTGGTGCAATCATGACCTTCATGCTGTCAGCAGGCTCTATTGCTGTGCCGGAAATTGTGGGCCGGGGTCTGCACCCCGATTGGTTCTCGCAGGTGATCTACCGCCGTTTCTTTGAAGCAGACAGCTGGAATCAGGGTGCCGCTTACTCCATGACGCTCCTAGTTGCTTGTATTGTTTTTGTTCTCATCACTATGGCGGTCTTCCGCGTTGGAATTCGGGATATCGCAAAATGA